The DNA window ATGCCAGTTAAGGTATTGGTGAAATGCATGATGGTTAGCCTGGTTTTCCCAGCACAACAGAATTTCACAAAAGCACTTTCTGTAACGTTTGATAAATGACAAAAGTTTAACTTGGTTACATCAGAACCACAATACACATAGCATGCAGACTGAAGTGATAGTGGTGAGCGCTGGCTTTAGGGAGTAAAAGCACACTAACCCCCACAGGCTTAGACACTCCCTGCCCAGCTCCATAGCCctgcagaggggggtgggggagggggggggggacagagagacatgAGATCAAACACTGGCTGCTCTAATAAACACATGCAACCCAGTTCATCATAACAGATTATTGATCAGAACAGATAACTGCTCAATAGATTATTTATCTGTGAAGATTATTGATCAGAAGAGACTAATGATCAGAGGAGAATACTGATCCGTAGATTATTTATCAGTGGAGATTATGCATCAGTGAAGATTATTGATCAATAGAGATTATTGATCAGTGGAGATCATTTATCAGTTGAGTATATTGATCAGTGGAGAATATTGATCAGTACAGATTATTGATCAGTAGAGATTAATGATCAGTGGAGAATATTGATCAGTAGAGATGAATGATTAGTGGAGATTATTGATCAATAGAGATTAATCATCAGTAGAGATTAATGATCAGTGGAGAATATTGATCAGTAGAGATTAATGATCAGTGGAGATTATTGATCAGCAGAGATTAATGATCAATGGAGATTATTGATCAGTAGAGATTAATGATCAATGGAGATTATAGATCAGTAGAAGTGATCGGGGTGCTGGTACCGGCCAGTGACCCAGAGGAACAGGAAGCCCTCGTCCTGCAGGATGGGGATGTTGAGTTTCCTCATTTCGTCGTCAGTCAGGGTCCCGTACGGTAGCTCCATGTGGATGTCCCAGGGTGGGTCGGCCATCACCACCGCAAACTTCCCCAGGATCGACACGTCCAGGTAGCGGATATCACAGCAGATCCACTGCCAGAGAGAATTCTGTCACCACAGCAACACAGGCCCCACCCACTGCAGCACCGCAAGCCCCACCCACCACAGCAACACAGGCCCCACCCACCGCAGCACCGCAAGCCCCACCCACCACAGCAACACAGGCCCCACCCACTGCAGCACCGCAAGCCCCACCCACCACAGCAACACAGGCCCCACCCACCGCAGCACCGCAAGCCCCACCCACCGCAGCAACACAGGCCCCACCCACCACAGCAACACAGGCCCCACCCACCACAGTACTGCAGGCTCTGCCCCCCTCAGGCTCTCACCCCAACCCACACTCTCCACGTCAACAgccactcattctctctctcgccccccctcacctgcgAGGGGAAGAGTTTTCCCACGTTGCTGTCTGTGTGGGCCCCATGCAGGCCCAGCTCGGTGGTGCCCACCTGCGGCCCCAGGGGCCCCCCCTCCGTGTCAGGGGGGCAGTCGATCTCGTAGTGCACGTACTTGCACATGTCCATGTGGAAGCAGGTGTTGAGGAAGGAGCAATCTCCTAGGCTCTCATCTGTGTGCTTGTTAATGATGCGCCTGCACAacaaccaaccaatcacagggGCTCACAAAGGTCATGTGATGTAGTGGCACCAATGAGATGATGGGGACGTGAGGGGGGGCTGACCGGAAGTGCAGTTTGGTGCAGGGCTGGGGCGTGTCTCCGGACCGCACACACTCCTCCTTGGTCCCGTGGTCGCAGAACTCCTGGACCTGGGCGCGGCCGCGGGACCGGAACTTCTCCACGATGGACTGCTCCTTCGCCGTGCTGGTGTTCAGCAGCTCCAGAATCTCCCGGCTCACCTGAGGAGAacaccacacagctcacagaTCACACCACACTGCTCACAGATCACTGCTCACAGATCACACCACACTGCTCACAGATCACACCTCACTGCTCACAGATCacaccacacagctcacagaTCACTGCTCACAGATCACACCACACTGCTCACAGATCacaccacacagctcacagaTCACTGCTCACAGATCACACCTCACTGCTCACAGATCACACCACACTGCTCACAGATCACAGCTCACTGCTCACAGATCACACCACACTGCTCACAGATCacaccacacagctcacagaTCACACCACACTGCTCACAGATCACACCACACTCCTCACAGATCACACCACACTGCTCACTGCTCACAGATCACACCACACTGCTCACAGATCACTGCTCACAGATCACACCACACTGCTCACAGATCACAGCGAGACCCAGGGGGGGTGGGACCCTGGGGGGCGAGActctggggggggcgggacccTGAGGGACAGGACCctggggggcagggtgtggaCTGCTGTCCTACCTTCTTGCTCTGCTGCTCCTTGGTGGACTGCTGGTTGAGCAGGCTCTCGATCTCCATGTCCAGGTGGGATGTCTGGCTCTTACTGGCCCGGCCCTTTTtatcagccccgccccctcctcccaccttCCAATCAGAGGGCCCAAGCAGCTGGGAGGAGGGTGGAGCCAGAGAGATGGAAGAGGGTGCTGGGGGTGAAGAGGGggcaggaagggagggggaggagccaggagctcttttgtgatgtgattggtCCTCCCCTTTCCTCTTGACACCACTCCTCTGCGCCGGAGCGCCGCCCCCAATCATGGCCCAGAGTTTTGTGTGGTCGACGGAGGTGACGAGCGTGGAGGGCGGGGCAGAGCTGGGCGTGGCGACAGAGGGCTGCCGCACCTCGATCAGCTCCTGCGCGGAGAACTTGAGCAGCAGACTCTGTATGCAGACATGGGAGACTGCAGCCTCAGGCTGAGACACAcagggagaagcagaggaacacacacataaGAACTACATATCCCACAGCACTCTTATGCACCATCCCGTTTCAGTACACCGCTTTCCCCTTCATAAGCTTTGCCACATCAGATGCAAACTGaccctgccaataaagcacatttgaatttgaacttgATAAACAGGAGGAA is part of the Anguilla anguilla isolate fAngAng1 chromosome 7, fAngAng1.pri, whole genome shotgun sequence genome and encodes:
- the mettl3 gene encoding N6-adenosine-methyltransferase subunit METTL3, with protein sequence MSDTWSNIQAHKKQLDSLRVRLQRRRKDPTQLGIEVGAVEGGSTRSDSPGPALQSTPQAERPPDPELERRLLGYLSELSLSLPTDSLTITTQLSTPEAAVSHVCIQSLLLKFSAQELIEVRQPSVATPSSAPPSTLVTSVDHTKLWAMIGGGAPAQRSGVKRKGEDQSHHKRAPGSSPSLPAPSSPPAPSSISLAPPSSQLLGPSDWKVGGGGGADKKGRASKSQTSHLDMEIESLLNQQSTKEQQSKKVSREILELLNTSTAKEQSIVEKFRSRGRAQVQEFCDHGTKEECVRSGDTPQPCTKLHFRRIINKHTDESLGDCSFLNTCFHMDMCKYVHYEIDCPPDTEGGPLGPQVGTTELGLHGAHTDSNVGKLFPSQWICCDIRYLDVSILGKFAVVMADPPWDIHMELPYGTLTDDEMRKLNIPILQDEGFLFLWVTGRAMELGRECLSLWGYERVDEIIWVKTNQLQRIIRTGRTGHWLNHGKEHCLVGVKGSPQGFNRGLDCDVIVAEVRSTSHKPDEIYGMIERLSPGTRKIELFGRPHNVQPNWVTLGNQLDGIHLLDPDVVARFRKRYPDGVISKPKNM